Proteins encoded in a region of the Homo sapiens chromosome 9, GRCh38.p14 Primary Assembly genome:
- the CD72 gene encoding B-cell differentiation antigen CD72 isoform X2, translated as MQTRNPQSHGENGASPWSWGDRLDPGADDDGEITYENVQVPAVLGVPSSLASSVLGDKAAVKSEQPTASWRAVTSPAVGRILPCRTTCLRYLLLGLLLTCLLLGVTAICLGVRYLQVSQQLQQTNRVLEVTNSSLRQQLRLKITQLGQSAEDLQGSRRELAQSQEALQVEQRAHQAAEGQLQACQADRQKTKETLQSEEQQRRALEQKLSNMENRLKPFFTCGSADTCCPSGWIMHQKSCFYISLTSKNWQESQKQCETLSSKLATFSEIYPQSHSYYFLNSLLPNGGSGNSYWTGLSSNKDWKLTDDTQRTRHSCQQEPVPLLPNLRPGVPQTISFILGSAQPPADPHLTLPASLLPAPSS; from the exons ATGCAAACCAGGAACCCCCAGTCTCATGGGGAGAACGGAGCCTCACCCTGGAGCTGGGGAGATCGTCTGG aCCCAGGGGCTGATGATGATGGGGAAATCACCTACGAGAATGTTCAAGTGCCCGCAGTCCTAGGGGTGCCCTCAAGCTTGGCTTCTTCTGTACTAGGGGACAAAGCAG CGGTCAAGTCGGAGCAGCCAACTGCGTCCTGGAGAGCCGTGACGTCACCAGCTGTCGGGCGGATTCTCCCCT GCCGCACAACCTGCCTGCGATACCTCCTGCTCGGCCTGCTCCTCACCTGCCTGCTGTTAGGAGTGACCGCCATCTGCCTGGGAGTGCGCT ATCTGCAGGTGTCTCAGCAGCTCCAGCAGACGAACAGGGTTCTGGAAGTCACTAACAGCAGCCTGAGGCAGCAGCTCCGCCTCAAGATAACGCAGCTGGGACAGAGTGCAGAGGATCTGCAGGGGTCCAGGAGAGAGCTGGCGCAGAGTCAGGAAGCACTACAGGTGGAACAGAGGGCTCATCAGGCGGCCGAAGGGCAGCTACAGGCCTGCcaggcagacagacagaagaCGAAGGAGACCTTGCAAAGTGAGGAGCAACAGAGGAGGGCCTTGGAGCAGAagctgagcaacatggagaacaGACTGAAGCCCTTCTTCACATGCGGCTCAGCAG ACACCTGCTGTCCGTCGGGATGGATAATGCATCAGAAAAGCTGCTTTTACATCTCACTTACTTCAAAAAATTGGCAGGAGAGCCAAAAAcaatgtgaaactctgtcttcCAAGCTGGCCACATTCAGTGAAATTTATCCACAATCA CACTCTTACTACTTCTTAAATTCACTGTTGCCAAATGGTGGTTCAGGGAATTCATATTGGACTGGCCTCAGCTCTAACAAGGATTGGAAGTTGACTGATGATACACAACGCACTAG ACACTCATGCCAACAAGAACCTGTGCCCCTCCTTCCTAACCTGAGGCCTGGGGTTCCTCAGACCATCTCCTTCATTCTGGGCAGTGCCCAGCCACCGGCTGACCCACACCTGACACTTCCAGCCAGTCTGctgcctgctccctcttcctGA
- the CD72 gene encoding B-cell differentiation antigen CD72 isoform X1 yields MAEAITYADLRFVKAPLKKSISSRLGQDPGADDDGEITYENVQVPAVLGVPSSLASSVLGDKAAVKSEQPTASWRAVTSPAVGRILPCRTTCLRYLLLGLLLTCLLLGVTAICLGVRYLQVSQQLQQTNRVLEVTNSSLRQQLRLKITQLGQSAEDLQGSRRELAQSQEALQVEQRAHQAAEGQLQACQADRQKTKETLQSEEQQRRALEQKLSNMENRLKPFFTCGSADTCCPSGWIMHQKSCFYISLTSKNWQESQKQCETLSSKLATFSEIYPQSHSYYFLNSLLPNGGSGNSYWTGLSSNKDWKLTDDTQRTRHSCQQEPVPLLPNLRPGVPQTISFILGSAQPPADPHLTLPASLLPAPSS; encoded by the exons ATGGCTGAGGCCATCACCTATGCAGATCTGAGGTTTGTGAAGGCTCCCCTGAAGAAGAGCATCTCCAGCCGGTTAGGACAGG aCCCAGGGGCTGATGATGATGGGGAAATCACCTACGAGAATGTTCAAGTGCCCGCAGTCCTAGGGGTGCCCTCAAGCTTGGCTTCTTCTGTACTAGGGGACAAAGCAG CGGTCAAGTCGGAGCAGCCAACTGCGTCCTGGAGAGCCGTGACGTCACCAGCTGTCGGGCGGATTCTCCCCT GCCGCACAACCTGCCTGCGATACCTCCTGCTCGGCCTGCTCCTCACCTGCCTGCTGTTAGGAGTGACCGCCATCTGCCTGGGAGTGCGCT ATCTGCAGGTGTCTCAGCAGCTCCAGCAGACGAACAGGGTTCTGGAAGTCACTAACAGCAGCCTGAGGCAGCAGCTCCGCCTCAAGATAACGCAGCTGGGACAGAGTGCAGAGGATCTGCAGGGGTCCAGGAGAGAGCTGGCGCAGAGTCAGGAAGCACTACAGGTGGAACAGAGGGCTCATCAGGCGGCCGAAGGGCAGCTACAGGCCTGCcaggcagacagacagaagaCGAAGGAGACCTTGCAAAGTGAGGAGCAACAGAGGAGGGCCTTGGAGCAGAagctgagcaacatggagaacaGACTGAAGCCCTTCTTCACATGCGGCTCAGCAG ACACCTGCTGTCCGTCGGGATGGATAATGCATCAGAAAAGCTGCTTTTACATCTCACTTACTTCAAAAAATTGGCAGGAGAGCCAAAAAcaatgtgaaactctgtcttcCAAGCTGGCCACATTCAGTGAAATTTATCCACAATCA CACTCTTACTACTTCTTAAATTCACTGTTGCCAAATGGTGGTTCAGGGAATTCATATTGGACTGGCCTCAGCTCTAACAAGGATTGGAAGTTGACTGATGATACACAACGCACTAG ACACTCATGCCAACAAGAACCTGTGCCCCTCCTTCCTAACCTGAGGCCTGGGGTTCCTCAGACCATCTCCTTCATTCTGGGCAGTGCCCAGCCACCGGCTGACCCACACCTGACACTTCCAGCCAGTCTGctgcctgctccctcttcctGA
- the CD72 gene encoding B-cell differentiation antigen CD72, which produces MAEAITYADLRFVKAPLKKSISSRLGQDPGADDDGEITYENVQVPAVLGVPSSLASSVLGDKAAVKSEQPTASWRAVTSPAVGRILPCRTTCLRYLLLGLLLTCLLLGVTAICLGVRYLQVSQQLQQTNRVLEVTNSSLRQQLRLKITQLGQSAEDLQGSRRELAQSQEALQVEQRAHQAAEGQLQACQADRQKTKETLQSEEQQRRALEQKLSNMENRLKPFFTCGSADTCCPSGWIMHQKSCFYISLTSKNWQESQKQCETLSSKLATFSEIYPQSHSYYFLNSLLPNGGSGNSYWTGLSSNKDWKLTDDTQRTRTYAQSSKCNKVHKTWSWWTLESESCRSSLPYICEMTAFRFPD; this is translated from the exons ATGGCTGAGGCCATCACCTATGCAGATCTGAGGTTTGTGAAGGCTCCCCTGAAGAAGAGCATCTCCAGCCGGTTAGGACAGG aCCCAGGGGCTGATGATGATGGGGAAATCACCTACGAGAATGTTCAAGTGCCCGCAGTCCTAGGGGTGCCCTCAAGCTTGGCTTCTTCTGTACTAGGGGACAAAGCAG CGGTCAAGTCGGAGCAGCCAACTGCGTCCTGGAGAGCCGTGACGTCACCAGCTGTCGGGCGGATTCTCCCCT GCCGCACAACCTGCCTGCGATACCTCCTGCTCGGCCTGCTCCTCACCTGCCTGCTGTTAGGAGTGACCGCCATCTGCCTGGGAGTGCGCT ATCTGCAGGTGTCTCAGCAGCTCCAGCAGACGAACAGGGTTCTGGAAGTCACTAACAGCAGCCTGAGGCAGCAGCTCCGCCTCAAGATAACGCAGCTGGGACAGAGTGCAGAGGATCTGCAGGGGTCCAGGAGAGAGCTGGCGCAGAGTCAGGAAGCACTACAGGTGGAACAGAGGGCTCATCAGGCGGCCGAAGGGCAGCTACAGGCCTGCcaggcagacagacagaagaCGAAGGAGACCTTGCAAAGTGAGGAGCAACAGAGGAGGGCCTTGGAGCAGAagctgagcaacatggagaacaGACTGAAGCCCTTCTTCACATGCGGCTCAGCAG ACACCTGCTGTCCGTCGGGATGGATAATGCATCAGAAAAGCTGCTTTTACATCTCACTTACTTCAAAAAATTGGCAGGAGAGCCAAAAAcaatgtgaaactctgtcttcCAAGCTGGCCACATTCAGTGAAATTTATCCACAATCA CACTCTTACTACTTCTTAAATTCACTGTTGCCAAATGGTGGTTCAGGGAATTCATATTGGACTGGCCTCAGCTCTAACAAGGATTGGAAGTTGACTGATGATACACAACGCACTAG GACTTATGCTCAAAGCTCAAAATGTAACAAGGTACATAAAACTTGGTCATGGTGGACACTGGAGTCAGAGTCATGTAGAAGTTCTCTTCCCTACATCTGTGAGATGACAGCTTTCAGGTTTCCAGATTAG
- the CD72 gene encoding B-cell differentiation antigen CD72 isoform X3, with product MQTRNPQSHGENGASPWSWGDRLDPGADDDGEITYENVQVPAVLGVPSSLASSVLGDKAAVKSEQPTASWRAVTSPAVGRILPCRTTCLRYLLLGLLLTCLLLGVTAICLGVRYLQVSQQLQQTNRVLEVTNSSLRQQLRLKITQLGQSAEDLQGSRRELAQSQEALQVEQRAHQAAEGQLQACQADRQKTKETLQSEEQQRRALEQKLSNMENRLKPFFTCGSADTCCPSGWIMHQKSCFYISLTSKNWQESQKQCETLSSKLATFSEIYPQSHSYYFLNSLLPNGGSGNSYWTGLSSNKDWKLTDDTQRTRTYAQSSKCNKVHKTWSWWTLESESCRSSLPYICEMTAFRFPD from the exons ATGCAAACCAGGAACCCCCAGTCTCATGGGGAGAACGGAGCCTCACCCTGGAGCTGGGGAGATCGTCTGG aCCCAGGGGCTGATGATGATGGGGAAATCACCTACGAGAATGTTCAAGTGCCCGCAGTCCTAGGGGTGCCCTCAAGCTTGGCTTCTTCTGTACTAGGGGACAAAGCAG CGGTCAAGTCGGAGCAGCCAACTGCGTCCTGGAGAGCCGTGACGTCACCAGCTGTCGGGCGGATTCTCCCCT GCCGCACAACCTGCCTGCGATACCTCCTGCTCGGCCTGCTCCTCACCTGCCTGCTGTTAGGAGTGACCGCCATCTGCCTGGGAGTGCGCT ATCTGCAGGTGTCTCAGCAGCTCCAGCAGACGAACAGGGTTCTGGAAGTCACTAACAGCAGCCTGAGGCAGCAGCTCCGCCTCAAGATAACGCAGCTGGGACAGAGTGCAGAGGATCTGCAGGGGTCCAGGAGAGAGCTGGCGCAGAGTCAGGAAGCACTACAGGTGGAACAGAGGGCTCATCAGGCGGCCGAAGGGCAGCTACAGGCCTGCcaggcagacagacagaagaCGAAGGAGACCTTGCAAAGTGAGGAGCAACAGAGGAGGGCCTTGGAGCAGAagctgagcaacatggagaacaGACTGAAGCCCTTCTTCACATGCGGCTCAGCAG ACACCTGCTGTCCGTCGGGATGGATAATGCATCAGAAAAGCTGCTTTTACATCTCACTTACTTCAAAAAATTGGCAGGAGAGCCAAAAAcaatgtgaaactctgtcttcCAAGCTGGCCACATTCAGTGAAATTTATCCACAATCA CACTCTTACTACTTCTTAAATTCACTGTTGCCAAATGGTGGTTCAGGGAATTCATATTGGACTGGCCTCAGCTCTAACAAGGATTGGAAGTTGACTGATGATACACAACGCACTAG GACTTATGCTCAAAGCTCAAAATGTAACAAGGTACATAAAACTTGGTCATGGTGGACACTGGAGTCAGAGTCATGTAGAAGTTCTCTTCCCTACATCTGTGAGATGACAGCTTTCAGGTTTCCAGATTAG
- the CD72 gene encoding B-cell differentiation antigen CD72 isoform X4 — MAEAITYADLRFVKAPLKKSISSRLGQDPGADDDGEITYENVQVPAVLGVPSSLASSVLGDKAAVKSEQPTASWRAVTSPAVGRILPCRTTCLRYLLLGLLLTCLLLGVTAICLGVRSCDAKSCKKQKKG, encoded by the exons ATGGCTGAGGCCATCACCTATGCAGATCTGAGGTTTGTGAAGGCTCCCCTGAAGAAGAGCATCTCCAGCCGGTTAGGACAGG aCCCAGGGGCTGATGATGATGGGGAAATCACCTACGAGAATGTTCAAGTGCCCGCAGTCCTAGGGGTGCCCTCAAGCTTGGCTTCTTCTGTACTAGGGGACAAAGCAG CGGTCAAGTCGGAGCAGCCAACTGCGTCCTGGAGAGCCGTGACGTCACCAGCTGTCGGGCGGATTCTCCCCT GCCGCACAACCTGCCTGCGATACCTCCTGCTCGGCCTGCTCCTCACCTGCCTGCTGTTAGGAGTGACCGCCATCTGCCTGGGAGTGCGCT CCTGTGATGCAAAAAGTTGCAAGAAGCAGAAAAAGGGCTGA